DNA from Paludisphaera mucosa:
GCTACCGCTGGAGCTTCCCCGAGGGGATGGACATCTTCCGGTCCGACCTCGACGGCAAGAACCTGAAGCGCCTGACCGAGTCCAACGGCTACGACGCCGAGGGGAGCTTCTCGCCCGACGGCAAGCAGATCGTCTTCACCTCGTTCCGCGACGGCGACGGCGAAATCTACGTCATGGACGCAGACGGCAAGAATCCCCGGCGGATCACCCACGCCAAGGGTTACGACGGCGGGCCGTTCTTCTCTCCGGACGGCAAGCGGATCATCTACCGCAGCGACCGCAAGGGCGACGACCTGCTTCAGATCTACATCAACAACGTCGAGGGCTCCGACGAACGCGCCCTGACCGCCAACGACGCCGTCAACTGGGGGCCGTTCTGGCACCCCGACTCGAAGCACATCGTCTACTCGACGAGCCGCCACGGCCACTCCAACTACGAGGTCTACCTGATGAACGTGGACACGAATGCCGAAGAGCGCCTGACCTTCCACGACGGATTCGACGGCCTCCCCGTTTTCAGCCCCGACGGCAAGCAGATGATGTGGACCTCCAACGCCCGCGGCACAGACCGCAACAGCCAGCTCTTCATCGCCGACTTCACGCTCGACCCGGCCCCCGCGGCGGCCTCGAACCCCTGAGCAGGCCGACGAGGAGCCGTCGCAACCACCTCTCCCCGCACGCAGGAAGAAACTCATGACCGCCAAGGAATTGATCCGCAAAGCGTTCGGAACCTCGGAGATGATCCTCGGCCGGTACATGGAGGGACTGACCGATCCGGACCTCATGGTCCGCGCCGTCCCGGGGATGAACCACCTCGCATGGCAGATCGGACACCTGATCTCCGCCGAGCGGGGTATGGTCGAGATGATCCGGCCCGGGTCCGCCCCCAGTCTGCCCGCAGGTTTCGACGACACTCACTCCCGGAAGAATACGGGCGACGACGACGCCTCGAAGTTCCTCTCCCTCGAAGCGTACAAGACGCTGTGGAAGGCCCAGCGCCAGGCGACGCTCGCCCTGCTCGACGCCCTACCCGATGCGGAGTTGGATCGCGAGGAGCCCGGTAAGTTCCCGCCGTTCGCGCCCTCGGTCGGCTTGCTCATGCACACGGCCGGGACGCACCCCATCATGCACGCGGGGCAATTCGTGGCAGTCCGTCGCCTGCGGGGCCTGCCGATCGCATTTTGACGGCACTCCTACAATCTCACGGGCGGTCGAGGACCGCCCGGGGATTCGTGATTCCGCTTCCGATCCGTCGAGACGGGAAACGCTCATGCCGCGGGGGACGGTTCGAATCGGCATCGTCGGGGCCGGCGGGATCGTGCGTTCGCGGCACGTGCCGGGCTTCCGGGCGATCCGAGGCGTCGAGCTGGTGGGGGTCTGCAACCGCCGCCGCGACTCGTCGGCGAGGGCGGCGCGCGAGCTGGGCCTCGCCAAGACCTACGGCAACTGGGAAGAGGTCATCCAGGACCCCACCGTCGACGCCGTGTTGATCGGCGCGTGGCCCTATCTCCACTGCCCGGTGACGCTCGCGGCGCTCGACGCCGGCAAGCACGTGCTGACCCAGGCCCGGATGGCGATGAACGCCCGCGAGGCCCAGCGCATGCTCGACCGGACTCGGGAGCTGCCCGGACAGGTCGCCATGGTCGTCCCCAGCCCCTACGGCCTGGCTGGAGAGGCGTTCGTCCGTTCGCTGATCGCCGAGGGTTTTCTCGGAAACCTCCGCGAGGTCCACGTCGACGGCCTCACCGACGAACTGGCCGACCCCGAAGTCCCCTTGAGCTGGCGCCAGAAGACCCGTTATTCGGGATTCAACATGCTGACCCTGGGCATCCTCCATGAGACCGTCCAGCGCTGGCTGTCGCCGCCGGTTCGCGTACTGGCCTACGCCTCGAAACTGATCACCGAGCGATTCGACCCCGAATCGAGCAAGTTGAAGCCCGTCGGCACGCCCGACAGCGTGCAGGTGCTGGCCACCCACGAGGACGGCTCGGTCGCCACCTACCGGCTCAGCGCAGTCCTTTGGGGGGGCCGGTCGCTGAGCGTCGCACTGCACGGCTCGGAGGGCTCGCTCTTCTACGACCTGCTCAAAGACGAGATCCGCGGGGTGCGCCGCGGCGAGGAGTCGCCCCGCGTCCTGCCGATCCCCGAGGCCCTTCGCGGCGGCTGGCGGGCCGAGGCCGACTTCATCGCGGCCATCCGGGGCGAGCGGCCGGTCACGCACACCGACTTCGCGACCGGCGCCCGCTACATGCAGTTCACCGAGGCCGTCGCCCGCAGCTCGCGGCACCAGGTCCCGGTGACGCTTCCCTTGAAGGAGTTCTCCAACCCCAGCCTGTGAGCCGCCGCCCGATCAATAAGCGCTGCCGGCGACGATCCGGACGTTGGCGTACGGGCTGAACTCGGCGGTGCGGATGATCCCCTTCACGTCGAGCGACTGTTCCTTGAATTCGTGGAACGGGATCTCATCGACGTCGATCTCGCCCACGCATTTGAGGATCTCCTGGTAGAGCCTCGGGCTGTGGTCCTTGATCTCCAGGGGGACGGCGATCGCGTCGATCACCAGCTCCTCGGCGACGGCCCGGAGCACGTCGAGCAGGCGGGGGATGCCCGGGGTCAGCGTCAGGTCGATGACGTGGGCATCGCTCGGCAGGGGATAGGCGGCGTCCACGAGCAGGAGTTCGTCGGTGTGGCCCAGCTCGGCGAGCAGCGAGCAGATCGCCGGATTGAGAATGCCGCCGCGTTTCATGGGGCCTCCTTCTTGTCTGCAATGGAGTCCGGATCTTCGCGTGCGACGCGGAGGCCCGAGGTCGCCCTCGGGGCCCGACGAAGCGTCTCGCCGAGATCCTGGGACGCCCGGAGGCGCGACCGCACGACCTGAGGAGGGTTTGAGCGCCCTCGATCTCGTCAGTATAACGGTTGGTGGGGGCGTGCTCCACCCGAACGACGGCCTGAGAGGCCGCACGGCTCACGAACGACGACCCTTCACCTCCCGGAACCGAACGAGGCGCGATGCGAAGCCAGCGGGCGCGACGCCCACCGTTCCCGGCGATCCTGACGCTGGCGCTGCTCGGCCTCGTCCCGGACGCCGGCTGCTCTCGGCCTGGTACCGGCGACCTCTCCAGCGGCGATCCTCGGACCGCGCCCGCCGAGATCGACCCGGCGGTCATGCTCACGATCTCGCCCGTCGAGAAGCTGGACGACCCGAGGCTCGGCCACTTGCTCGAAGCGGCGTCGCACTGGCGGCGGTCGCGGGGGCCCGAACGCAAGGTGGTGGACCAGGTCGTCCTCGCGGCCGACGTCCCGAGCTATCTCGCGGCCGTCGCCGCCTGGGACCAGCACACGTACTTCCCGGTCCTGATCGACGACCCGACCTGGACCCTGCCGTTCCTCCGCGCCTTCCGGCCGTCGCGCGTCATCCGCCTCAAGACCGAGAGTCGTCCCCGGGGAGCGGGAGCGTTCGACGCCTGGCTGGCGGCGGCCGAGGCCGTCAGCCGATCGTGGATCAGGGACGAGCCCGAGACGACGGAATGGCCACCGTCGGGTTCGCCTCCCCGTTGGCTTGGCGCCACGCCGCCCGGCGTCGTCTTCAGCCATCCCGACAGCCCTTCCCTGGCCGGTGCCGTGGCCCTCGCGGCGGGCCGCTTCCAGCCTCTGGTCCGACTTGAGCGGATGAGCGTCGACGCGGCTTCGGGCAAGACTCCGAAGGTCCTTGGTGGGAAGGATGTGGCGACCGAGGAGCAGGCCGTGGCCCTCGCGCGCCGGGTCGAGTCGCGCGTGGCCTCGATCGCCGGTTCGTACGCCAGGCTCGGCGACGACGTCGACTTCCTCACCATGGCCGGCGACTGGCCCTATCGCTATCGCCCCGACCGCGATTCGGGCATGGTGCCCGAGGGCGGTTGCGCGCTCGACGACCTGGTCGGCCGCGTCCTCGACCCGGGGACCGTCGACCTGAACGCGGCGCGGTCGCGTTGGGCCTACGCCGGCAGGCTCCTCGGCGACCCCGCCGCGTCCGTGTACCGGGCGATGGCTTCCCTGTTCCTCCAGCCGGAATCGGCCCTCCTCTGGAATACGTATGCCGGCGGTTCCATATGGACCGACTACGAGATGAACGGCGCCTCCAAAATCCTGGGCCGGATCCGGCCCGAGGACGCGATCGCCGTCCGGGGAGGCGCGGCGGCCGACCTGGCGGCGTGGCACGCGGCCTTTCCTCCCGACGACCGGCCCGGCGTGCTACTGATCAACTCCTCCGGCGGCCCGGGCGAATTCTCGATCGCGGGCGGGCCCGGAACGGCGGCCGACGTCCCATTCGGTCCGCCCAGGATCGTCTCGATGATCCACAGCTTCTCCGCGGCCGACCCGACCGACGCCGCCACGATCGCCGGCCGGTTCCTGGAACGGGGCGCGTTCCTTTACTTCGGGTCCATGAATGAACCGTACCTGACGGCCTTCCGGACGCCATACGTCCTCTCGCTGTTGATCACCGCCGAGATCCCCCTCGGCGCGGCGCTGCGGCAGGGGCCGTTCGAGGCGTTCGGACAACCCTGGCGGCTCGCCTACCTCGGAGATCCGCTTTACACGGTCGACCCGATTGCAATCGAGTTTCGCCCCGCCAGGACGGCGCCCGACGCCGCCGCGACCCTCGCGCCCCCTCTCATCCCCCGCGTCCGCCCCGACGCCGCGGACGCAGCCGGGACCCTCGACTGGTGCCACGAGGTCGTCCTGCAGTCCCTGCTTCAGGCCCCGCCCGAGGCTGCGCCTGTGGACGTATCCGAGGTCTTGCCGGCCCTCTCGAAGCTCGACCGAGTACGGCTCGCCCCCGGCCGTCGCGGGCTGCTCGACGCGCTCCTGATCGACCAGTCGATCGCAGCCGGCGAAGCCGCGGGCCTGCTGGACACCCTGTTGAAGATCCCGGCAGCAAACCGTTCCCCGATCGTCTGGCGAGCGATCGAATCCACCGCGCTGGACCGGATAGCATCTCTGAGCCGAGTCGGAGAATTCCAGGGACTTCTGGACCTCTGGTCCCGCCTGGTGATGGGCCCCTGGCCGCCTGGTTCGCGGTATCCGGCCGAGCTGACGCGACGCGTGGCCGCCGCAGCCTCGGCCGACGCCCCGATCCGCGTCGGCCCCTTCCGGAGAAGCCTCGTCGAGGCTCGCGAACGCCTGACGACCCTGAAGATCTTGCCCGAGCGCCGGCAGATGCTAGACGAGCAACTGGAACGGATCGCCAGGCCCCCGGGCGCATGACCACCAGGGCGTGCCGGCTTCGAAACCGCCGGGCAAGTCTCCTTGCCCTTTGCTCGGGGCTCGTGTAATTTAGAGCCCTTGCGACGGGGAGGTCGGGCCCGGCCCGCTCTCGCCAACCGTCGGCGCCGTAGCCAAGTGGTAAGGCAGAGGTCTGCAAAACCTCCACCCCGAGTTCGAATCTCGGCGGCGCCTCTCGCCCCATTCAAACACATCCCACTCAGCGTGGTACGCTCGATCGAAGAGGCCGCCGGTCGATACGGCGGCCTCTTCAACGCGCCACTCGGCCGACCGGCGTTTCCGTTCGTTCCCGGGAACGGCTTCGAGTTGGCCGTCGTTTGATCCGGGTGGCCCTTAGGCACGTCGAGGATTCGGCCTCTTGCCCGCCCCGAGGAGTTCCAGGGCCGTCTCGTAGGCCTGGTTGATCTGCACCATCGCGTCGGGGTTGCCGCCCCGGTCGGGATGATTGGCGGCGGCGAGGCGGCGGTAAGCCGATTTGATCTGCTCAAGGGTGGCTTCGGTGCCCAAGCCCAGCTCGGCGAGCGCGGGATGGACGCTTTCGGGCGGTGGCGAGGCTTGGCCCGTCAAGACGTCTTTGAGGCGTTGGGACGCGGCTTTTCGTCGCTCATTTTCGATTCCAGCCCGTTCCGAATCGGTCGAAGAGTTTCGGGAGATTCGTCGGGGACGGGGCTTCGGGAATGCCCCCCGGGCGTTGCTTGCGGCCAAGGCGTCCCAGGCGGCCTGGGCGGCTTCCCTGGTGTCGTGCGGGCCCAGGTCGTAGATCGTCCGCTGCCGGGGCCAGCCGTCCTCGCGGTAGCTCTGCACGACGCGCCAGTACGTCCGGCCGCCCGACTTCCGGAATCGCAGGAACATCGCTCGCCCCCAGTCCTCGCCGCGTTCACGGGCCTGACCGTCCCGAATGCGATGCGCCTACTCCCCCGCGCCCTTCGCGGAATTTTTGTAGGTCGTCCGGCTGAGTTCCTTCGCCATCCGGGAATGCGCACGCTCGACAGGGGCTTCGAGCAGGGTGCTCAGAAGCTCGGCCAGCGTCGTCTTCCGATAGGCCGCGATCACCCGGGCCTGGTCGACCAGCCGTCGATCGAGCTTCACAGGGACGTCGTCGCGATATCCCCGCGGCCGTCCCGCCCCACGCTTGGTCTCGGACATGGCTCGCCCCCGCATCACGACCGCCCGCACGAACCGCCCCGCTATGCTATCGAAACGAGATCGACTCGTCGACTCCGAGTCAGAAAATACCCGGTCGCCTAGTTACGGGGATCCGTAAAACATCCGGTAACCTGCAATTCTGGTAACCTGGATACCATGTGATGCAACCCAACGCCTACGGGGCGGCATCCACCCGGAAAGCGCTTCCCAGGCTCGCAGGCGATCGCTCCGCTGGCCCGACGGGGGGGCGTCGAGCCGGGAGATGCTCGATCCCATCCGACGTCGAAATGGCCATCCGGTCTTGTGGGAGTTGCGGCAGGCGTTATAACCCCGATCGACGGAAAAACGGGAGGCATCTCGCGCGCCTCGTCCCGTCTCGTCATCGCGGCGGCCCGGCGCCCCGGCGGCATGGCGGGCCCAGGGTCTGCACACGGCCGCGGTCCATGGCGGCTGCGACGAACTCCACGGGTCTTTCTAACCTAAGCTCGAGGGTCGCCGTCTGGATCGAAGGCGCGGTGCTGGGACGACTCGCATGGCACTCCTCCTCTGATCATGCTATGATCAGGATGGGAAATGTCCGATAACAGGCCAAAGCATGGACGAGGCGGACGACCCGAGTCTTCCCCCGATCGCGGTATCCCATCTGCTATTCGCTTTCTTTCCAGGTCGGGTCGCTGAGCTTTGGACGGTCGAGTCGACCCGACGATCCACCGGACCGGATCGTAACTTGCGTAGGATGCTTCATTGCCTTACCTTGCAAGGAAACGGATTTGGTCGGAGCCCAGGCGGGGCGTCCGTCGTGAGTACGCCCGGACGCCGGGGGGCGGCGATACCTCTGCTGCATCCTTAGGCGTCATCCCATGAACGTACTCGAAAGCATGCAGAACTACGTCGAGGGCAATCTGTCCCTCCTGATCTCGGTCGAGCAGAGCTGGCAGCCGACCGATTACCTCCCGGACCTCACGGGCGACGACTGGTCCGAAAACCTGAAGCGGTTCCGCCAGGAGGCCCTATGCCTCCCGGACGACCTCCTCGTCGTGCTCGTCGGCAACATGATCACCGAGGAAGCTCTGCCGAACTACGCGATCTCCCTGGAGCGCGTGGCGCGAGACCCGACCGGCACGACGGACACGCCCTGGGCCGTGTGGCTGCGCGGCTGGACGGCCGAGGAGAATCGCCACGGCGACCTGCTCAACGCCTATCTCCGGCTCACCGGCCGAGTCGACATGCGGGCGGTGGAAGTTACGACCCAGAACCTGATCCGCAACGGCTTCTCGTCGGGCCACGAGGGCGACCCCTATTCGGGGCTCATCTACGCCTCGTTCCAGGAGCGTGCCACGCGGCTGAGCCACGGCAACCTCGCCCGGCTCGCCTCCGCACGCGGCGAGGCGAACCTCGCCAAAATCTGCCGCAAGATCGCCGCCGACGAGGCCCGACACGAGATCTTCTACACCCGCGCCGTCAACGAGCTGTTCGATCGCGACCCCGAGGGGGCGATCCTCGCCTACCGGACGACCCTCAAGAAGCTCGTCGCCATGCCTGGCAGCCGGATGGACGACGGCCGCGGCCCGGGGCTTTTCGATCATTACACCGCCACGGTCCAGCGCACGGGGGTCTACACCTCGCGCGACTACGCCGCGATCATCCGCCACCTGAACACGGCCTGGGGCCTGGAGAACCGTTCCTTCTCGGGCAAGGCGGCGAAGATCCAGGACTACCTCTGCCTCCAGCCCGAGCGTTACGAACGCCTCGCCTCCGAGATCGAGAGCCGGGCCGTGGGCCAGCCCCCCTTCCCGTTCTCGTGGGTCCACGACAGGTCGGCCTGATCGGAGCCACGGCTCCGGCTTGCGGCCAACGGCGTCGGCGATCAGAATCGATCGTTCGTCGCGACGGATCATCCCGATACGCCCGCCGTCCCTCCCCTCGGTCGCGACCGACGCGGGAGAGACGACGGCTCGATGGATCGCCCATTCGGCGGTCCAGCACCAGGAGTCGCCCATGCCTTCTCTCTCCGACGTCGTCAGGGGCGTCATGGCCCTCGGCCTCTCGATGGTCGCCCTGTTCGCCGGAACCGAGGTCCGCGGGGAAGCGGGGGCGAAGGCGGGCCACCTGGTCATCTGCGGCGGCGGCGGGCTCCCCGATCCGGTGCGGGCCCGGTTCGTCGAGTTGGCGGGCGGGCCCAGGGCGCGGATCGTGGTCGTACCCACGGCCAGCGAAGACGCCGACGCCAAGGGGCGGGAATTGGAAGAGTTCCTGGAGCCCTGGAAAAAGCGCGAGGTCGCGTCAGTGACGCTGCTCCACACTCGCTCACGTGCCGAGGCCGACAAAGCCGAGTTCGCCGCCCGGCTCGACGAGTCCGACGGCGTCTGGTTCAGCGGCGGCGATCAATCGCGGGTCACGGAAGCCTACCTCGGCACCGCCTTCGAGTCCGGCCTGCGCAGGCTCCTCGCCCGAGGCGGCGTGATCGGGGGGACGTCGGCGGGGGCTGCGATCATGTCGCGGGTCATGATCACCGGCGGTGCGGAGAAGGCGACCGTCGGCGTGGGCTTCGGCTTCCTGCCCGACGTCGTCGTGGATCAGCACGCGCTGCGTCGGAGTCGCCTCAATCGCCTCGTCGGCGTCCTGACCGAACACCCAGAAGTGGCCGCCGGCGTCGCCATCGATGAAGGGACGGCCTTGATCGTCGACCTGGGCGCGAAGCGATGGAAAGTCGATGGCGCGTCTTACGTCGTGGTCCTGCGACACGTCAAGGAGGCTCCGCCCCCCCTGCGGATCGACGTCTTTCACGCGGGCGAAGAAGGCGACCTCGGGACCTGGCGGGTTCAGGCCCGCTAGCGGGCCTCGTCATCGACGGGCGGCGAGGCCGGCACCTCATTCCCGGCCTGTCGTCCGATCCGCTGGATCCGGCTGCGGTCGAGGCCTTTGAGGGCGCTCCATTCGCGCAAGGCTGCTTCGGTCGAAATCTCATGGGGGGAGTCGGCCATGGGCAGGGCCCACCAACCCGTCGGGAATCCGCCGGAGTAGCCGTTGATGGTCGGGACGCCGGCCTCGATCCCGGCCCACATGGCGTCGACCCCGTAGAACATGAATAATTCGTCATTTTCCGGTCGATAATAGAACGACTCCGCGGACGGGTCGATCCGGCGGGCGACGTCGTCGATCCGGGCTCGGCTCAGGGCGACGTCGTAGGTCTTCGTCGTGCCCGTCTGTTCGGCCAGGCAGAGCAGGGCGAGGCCCCAGGCCGCGGCCCCCCATCGGCCCCGGTCGAGCCGTTGCACCATCGCCGCGATGCCGAGCGCGGCGGGGAGGACCATGATGAGCACGACCCGGCAAGGAACCCGGATGGCCTGAGATCCGGGAATCCAGGGCGAGCAGGCGAGCCAGAGCGAGTTGTGCCCGTAGAGCAGGATCACCAGCGGGAACGCGACGAGCAGGATCCTGAGCTGCCACACGGCGCTCGGACGCAGCCGCTCCGACGCGCCGGCCGCCCATCCCAAGGCCGCCCCCAGGGCCGCGCCGGTCAGGATCCATGGCCGGCTCTCGAATGTCAGCCAGATCGCCGACGCCAGCACGAGACCGATCGTCGCGGAGGTCACGAAACGCCGACGGGCGGGCTGGTAGAATCCGAAGAGCAGCGCCGGGGGGGCGAGCACGCCCGCCATAGTCGCCGCCGTCGGGATCGCCAGGGAGTTCAACGCCAGGATCGCCAGGATGGAGGCCGGTGCGAACTGCTTGTCGATGAGGCCAGGACGCGATGCGACTCGGACGAAGCAGAAGACCATCATCACCACCGTCAGCGTCCGCATCACGTCGTTGAACGGCGAAGCCGTCAGAAGGAACGCCGTCGCGAGCGCAAACGCCGCCGCCCCCCGTTCGGACCAGTCGGGCTCGCGGAACAGGCAGCCCAGGGCGAAGCAGACGGCGACCGCCGCGAGATTCGCGACCTGCGGGCCGGGCACCATCGTCATCGTCGCCAGCCCGAGCAGCATCGTGGCGAGCGCCACCCGGATCAGCGGCCGACCTCGGCCCAGGTAGAGGCCAACCCCGCAGGCGGCCGTCGTCAGGTAGCCGATCCCCAGGTGATGTTCCCAGGGAAACGGGTTCGATTTCAAGGGCCAACGTCGCTCGACCCAGCCCCACATCCAGTTCCCTTCGCCGAGGCTCCACCAGGACTCGGTCGTCGGATGCGCGTAGATCTGGATCTGGTTGAAGTTGGATCCGAATTCGCGGGCCGCGGGGAGGTAGTGCGTCAGGAACGGGATGAGCGCGACGGCCGCCACGAGCGCGCCCGTCGCCGCCGCCCACCAATCCCGCCTCGCAACCTCCAGCACCGCGTCGCGTGAAAGCTTCAGGACGATCGCCGCGGCCGCCGTGAACGCAAGCCCGACGCCGAAGAACCACCCGAGGTAGACGCCGCCGTATAGCTGCGCCGCCACGGCCAGCCCGATCGCGACCCAGCACGCCGCTCGCTCGCCCGCGCCGATCTTC
Protein-coding regions in this window:
- a CDS encoding TolB family protein translates to MEAKHLANIRQVTFGFFRAGEGYFSADGKRIVFQAVPNLPEAVFLEPKPNQYEYQIFTSELNPGARPKLISTGEGACTCAFFSSDGASLIFGSTHLNPTPSAPRSAAYGRSGSRYRWSFPEGMDIFRSDLDGKNLKRLTESNGYDAEGSFSPDGKQIVFTSFRDGDGEIYVMDADGKNPRRITHAKGYDGGPFFSPDGKRIIYRSDRKGDDLLQIYINNVEGSDERALTANDAVNWGPFWHPDSKHIVYSTSRHGHSNYEVYLMNVDTNAEERLTFHDGFDGLPVFSPDGKQMMWTSNARGTDRNSQLFIADFTLDPAPAAASNP
- a CDS encoding DinB family protein; the protein is MTAKELIRKAFGTSEMILGRYMEGLTDPDLMVRAVPGMNHLAWQIGHLISAERGMVEMIRPGSAPSLPAGFDDTHSRKNTGDDDASKFLSLEAYKTLWKAQRQATLALLDALPDAELDREEPGKFPPFAPSVGLLMHTAGTHPIMHAGQFVAVRRLRGLPIAF
- a CDS encoding Gfo/Idh/MocA family protein, whose amino-acid sequence is MPRGTVRIGIVGAGGIVRSRHVPGFRAIRGVELVGVCNRRRDSSARAARELGLAKTYGNWEEVIQDPTVDAVLIGAWPYLHCPVTLAALDAGKHVLTQARMAMNAREAQRMLDRTRELPGQVAMVVPSPYGLAGEAFVRSLIAEGFLGNLREVHVDGLTDELADPEVPLSWRQKTRYSGFNMLTLGILHETVQRWLSPPVRVLAYASKLITERFDPESSKLKPVGTPDSVQVLATHEDGSVATYRLSAVLWGGRSLSVALHGSEGSLFYDLLKDEIRGVRRGEESPRVLPIPEALRGGWRAEADFIAAIRGERPVTHTDFATGARYMQFTEAVARSSRHQVPVTLPLKEFSNPSL
- the rbsD gene encoding D-ribose pyranase → MKRGGILNPAICSLLAELGHTDELLLVDAAYPLPSDAHVIDLTLTPGIPRLLDVLRAVAEELVIDAIAVPLEIKDHSPRLYQEILKCVGEIDVDEIPFHEFKEQSLDVKGIIRTAEFSPYANVRIVAGSAY
- a CDS encoding J domain-containing protein, translated to MFLRFRKSGGRTYWRVVQSYREDGWPRQRTIYDLGPHDTREAAQAAWDALAASNARGAFPKPRPRRISRNSSTDSERAGIENERRKAASQRLKDVLTGQASPPPESVHPALAELGLGTEATLEQIKSAYRRLAAANHPDRGGNPDAMVQINQAYETALELLGAGKRPNPRRA
- a CDS encoding acyl-ACP desaturase; translation: MNVLESMQNYVEGNLSLLISVEQSWQPTDYLPDLTGDDWSENLKRFRQEALCLPDDLLVVLVGNMITEEALPNYAISLERVARDPTGTTDTPWAVWLRGWTAEENRHGDLLNAYLRLTGRVDMRAVEVTTQNLIRNGFSSGHEGDPYSGLIYASFQERATRLSHGNLARLASARGEANLAKICRKIAADEARHEIFYTRAVNELFDRDPEGAILAYRTTLKKLVAMPGSRMDDGRGPGLFDHYTATVQRTGVYTSRDYAAIIRHLNTAWGLENRSFSGKAAKIQDYLCLQPERYERLASEIESRAVGQPPFPFSWVHDRSA
- a CDS encoding cyanophycinase, with translation MPSLSDVVRGVMALGLSMVALFAGTEVRGEAGAKAGHLVICGGGGLPDPVRARFVELAGGPRARIVVVPTASEDADAKGRELEEFLEPWKKREVASVTLLHTRSRAEADKAEFAARLDESDGVWFSGGDQSRVTEAYLGTAFESGLRRLLARGGVIGGTSAGAAIMSRVMITGGAEKATVGVGFGFLPDVVVDQHALRRSRLNRLVGVLTEHPEVAAGVAIDEGTALIVDLGAKRWKVDGASYVVVLRHVKEAPPPLRIDVFHAGEEGDLGTWRVQAR